One Panicum virgatum strain AP13 chromosome 9K, P.virgatum_v5, whole genome shotgun sequence genomic region harbors:
- the LOC120646972 gene encoding uncharacterized protein LOC120646972 gives MDEELAMAVAAASSECSSGCQSGWTTYLDDHSSYSRGTARFDGKAARQPYYCDYSEEDDLSMISDASSGPRQQSSAGNDVEGGGGAAAAAHANAERRGRREAAAANRWQSKRAAAASLLEDTASSPAFFGYSKAMGSGEAAGYGVADAPMMEIGNAADFSYAFSTTTGFKSPLNGAAFGGYMQMQYSPAPAKPMPTRQVCRDAPEKKRW, from the exons atggACGAGGAGCTggcgatggcggtggcggcggcgagctccgagtGCAGCAGCGGCTGCCAGTCCGGCTGGACCACGTACCTCGACGACCACTCCTCCTACTCCCGCGGCACCGCGCGGTTCGACGGCAAGGCGGCGCGGCAGCCGTACTACTGCGACtactcggaggaggacgacctGTCCATGATCTCCGACGCCTCCTCCGGCCCGCGCCAGCAGAGCTCCGCCGGCAACGACGTCgaaggcggtggcggggccgccgccgcggcgcacgccaatgcggagaggagagggaggcgcgAGGCGGCCGCCGCAAACAGGTGGCAGAGCaagagggccgccgccgcgtccctgcTCGAGGACACGGCCAGCTCGCCGGCCTTCTTCGGCTACTCCAAG GCGATGGGCTCGGGAGAGGCCGCTGGCTATGGCGTGGCGGACGCCCCGATGATGGAGATCGGCAATGCGGCAGACTTCTCCTACGCCTTCTCCACCACGACGGGCTTCAAG TCTCCCTTAAATGGAGCTGCTTTCGGCGGCTACATGCAAATGCAGTACTCCCCGGCTCCTGCGAAGCCGATGCCGACGAGACAA GTGTGCAGAGACGCGCCGGAGAAGAAGAGGTGGTGA